In the genome of Rhodoferax sp. BAB1, one region contains:
- a CDS encoding dihydrofolate reductase family protein — protein MTRVRVEGFTISLDGYGAGPNQDLNHPLGVGGTELHQWLFPTRTLQRALFGKDGTTGVDDDFAARGFQNVGAWILGRNMFGPVRGPWPDMSWKGWWGDSPPYHVPTFILTHHAREPLQMEGGTIFHFVTGGIHEALDRAREAAKGKDVRIGGGANTIQQYLREGLIDELHVAISPVLLGAGERLFEGMDMRALGYECVQFVASEKATHVVLRRQGNKDA, from the coding sequence ATGACACGAGTTCGTGTTGAGGGCTTCACCATCTCGCTCGACGGATACGGAGCAGGCCCGAATCAGGACCTCAATCATCCGCTCGGCGTGGGCGGGACGGAACTGCACCAGTGGCTGTTTCCAACACGCACCTTGCAGCGGGCCTTGTTCGGCAAGGACGGCACGACCGGCGTTGACGATGATTTCGCCGCCCGTGGCTTCCAGAATGTCGGGGCCTGGATACTCGGAAGGAACATGTTCGGACCGGTACGCGGTCCCTGGCCCGACATGAGCTGGAAAGGCTGGTGGGGCGACAGCCCGCCCTATCACGTTCCAACTTTCATCCTGACGCATCACGCACGCGAGCCCCTCCAGATGGAAGGCGGCACGATATTCCACTTCGTCACGGGCGGCATACACGAGGCGCTGGACCGGGCGCGCGAGGCAGCCAAGGGCAAGGATGTACGCATAGGCGGCGGAGCCAACACCATCCAGCAATATCTGCGTGAGGGCCTCATCGATGAGCTGCACGTCGCCATCTCGCCGGTTCTGCTGGGCGCGGGAGAGCGACTGTTCGAGGGGATGGACATGCGCGCTCTGGGGTACGAATGCGTGCAGTTCGTGGCGTCGGAGAAAGCCACCCATGTGGTACTCCGGCGCCAGGGGAACAAGGATGCCTGA
- a CDS encoding DUF3658 domain-containing protein, with protein MDLLEHADDPMPTASEVEHIQALTAEQVAEIDAVVLSNVTPAWRKVALIVAKTLRHFQDAQPELPDVYYAMRIAELVQRGELESQGNLRRMRFSEIRLSQRT; from the coding sequence ATGGACTTGCTTGAGCACGCAGATGATCCGATGCCGACCGCATCGGAGGTCGAGCACATCCAGGCTCTCACGGCCGAACAGGTGGCCGAAATCGACGCGGTTGTGCTCTCGAACGTAACACCAGCGTGGCGAAAGGTCGCATTGATCGTCGCCAAGACCCTCCGTCATTTCCAAGATGCGCAGCCTGAGTTGCCGGATGTCTACTACGCCATGCGTATTGCCGAGCTTGTGCAGCGAGGGGAATTGGAATCGCAAGGGAACTTGCGGCGTATGCGTTTTAGTGAAATTCGGCTTTCACAACGGACGTAA
- a CDS encoding nucleotidyl transferase AbiEii/AbiGii toxin family protein: MSSRLDLNRPGVWRELWPQALGLMTHLEGMVHQPLWTFGGGTVLMLRHGHRLSKDIDLFVPDPQYLGYVNPRLSDVAEAVSADYEENAEFIKFYLPQGEIDIVVGMALTAQPYEVVRHAGREIKVERSAEIIAKKMWFRGDQAKARDLFDLCAVANLEPKAIAEASPFFVRHGDAFLRRLQERAELARAEFEAIDALDFQQSFDECLQQARGLLAPLLKRRG, from the coding sequence ATGAGTTCCAGGCTTGACCTCAACCGTCCCGGCGTCTGGCGTGAGCTGTGGCCCCAGGCGCTCGGCCTGATGACGCATCTGGAAGGCATGGTGCATCAGCCGCTGTGGACCTTTGGCGGTGGCACCGTGCTCATGCTGCGTCACGGGCATCGGCTCAGCAAGGACATTGACCTCTTCGTGCCCGACCCGCAGTACCTGGGTTATGTGAACCCCAGGCTCAGCGATGTGGCCGAGGCGGTAAGCGCGGACTACGAAGAGAACGCCGAGTTCATCAAGTTCTACCTGCCGCAAGGCGAGATCGATATCGTGGTGGGCATGGCACTGACGGCGCAGCCCTACGAGGTGGTGCGGCATGCGGGGCGCGAGATCAAGGTGGAGCGCAGCGCGGAGATCATCGCCAAGAAGATGTGGTTTCGGGGTGACCAGGCGAAGGCGCGCGACCTGTTCGACCTGTGTGCCGTGGCTAATTTGGAGCCGAAGGCGATCGCAGAGGCCAGTCCCTTCTTCGTGCGACACGGTGATGCCTTCCTGCGCCGCTTGCAGGAGCGGGCGGAACTGGCTCGTGCGGAATTCGAGGCGATCGATGCGCTGGACTTCCAGCAGTCGTTTGACGAATGTCTGCAGCAGGCGCGGGGACTCCTGGCGCCACTGCTCAAGCGACGTGGCTAG
- a CDS encoding helix-turn-helix transcriptional regulator: MSTLAELSTVVRTRRADMGLTQAALARLSGLSRATVNQLEAASLQDLSLLRVSRLLGVLGLSVTVAPQPTVGKTPALELAARSASVSYRQPLTASVLRAALLQGRVPAAFQPHVATLLDEATPALLAAVVEQLHAQEGVPRAEVWARMRELARGFKSARGLWA; encoded by the coding sequence ATGTCCACCCTGGCAGAACTCAGCACCGTCGTCCGCACCCGTCGCGCCGACATGGGCCTCACGCAGGCCGCGCTGGCGCGGCTCAGCGGCCTGTCGCGCGCCACAGTCAACCAGCTGGAAGCCGCCAGCCTCCAGGATCTGAGCTTGCTGCGGGTGAGTCGCCTGCTGGGTGTGCTGGGTCTGTCCGTCACGGTGGCGCCGCAGCCGACGGTGGGCAAGACTCCGGCCCTGGAACTCGCAGCGCGCAGCGCCAGCGTGAGTTACCGCCAGCCGCTGACGGCCAGCGTGCTGCGCGCGGCCCTGCTGCAGGGGCGCGTGCCGGCCGCCTTCCAGCCGCACGTGGCCACCCTGCTGGACGAGGCCACGCCCGCCCTGCTGGCGGCCGTGGTGGAACAGTTGCATGCGCAAGAGGGCGTACCGCGTGCCGAGGTCTGGGCACGGATGCGTGAGCTGGCGCGGGGTTTCAAGAGTGCGCGGGGTTTGTGGGCATGA
- a CDS encoding DNA-binding response regulator yields MNPPEPLPPSAVSSVVLVVDDAPDTLRLLCDALAIEGYTVLVARDAIEALERFEMAVPDAVLLDAIMPGDDGFTLCRRLKGEPSWAHVPVIFMTGLAETEQIVEGFASGGVDYVVKPLKIPEVLARLATHLRNAHVSRLAREAVDVAGLGVLLLDTQGRLAWRSPQAMRWLAQALGPEQDDTTQRQWLQQVVHQGETLAPLPDGSQLQARYLGQGGPGEVMVLLRRVALALDPAQRRLSVAALTPRETEVLSWLAKGKTNRDIADILGMSPRTVNKHLEHIFEKLGVETRTAAAAIASSLLQEG; encoded by the coding sequence ATGAATCCGCCTGAGCCCCTGCCCCCGTCCGCCGTCTCCAGCGTGGTGCTGGTGGTGGACGACGCGCCCGACACCCTGCGTTTGCTCTGCGACGCGCTGGCCATCGAGGGTTACACCGTGCTGGTGGCCCGCGACGCCATCGAGGCGCTGGAGCGCTTCGAGATGGCCGTGCCCGACGCCGTGCTGCTCGACGCCATCATGCCCGGCGACGACGGCTTCACCCTCTGCCGCCGCCTCAAGGGCGAACCCTCCTGGGCCCATGTGCCCGTGATCTTCATGACCGGCCTGGCCGAGACCGAGCAGATCGTCGAGGGCTTTGCCAGCGGTGGGGTGGACTACGTCGTCAAGCCGCTGAAGATCCCCGAGGTACTGGCCCGCCTGGCCACCCATCTGCGCAACGCCCACGTGAGCCGCCTGGCGCGCGAGGCCGTGGACGTGGCCGGCCTGGGCGTGCTGCTGCTGGACACGCAGGGCCGTCTGGCCTGGCGCTCTCCCCAGGCCATGCGCTGGCTGGCCCAGGCCCTGGGCCCGGAGCAAGACGACACGACCCAGCGCCAGTGGCTGCAGCAGGTCGTGCACCAGGGCGAGACCCTGGCTCCGCTGCCCGACGGCAGCCAGCTGCAGGCGCGTTACCTGGGGCAGGGCGGCCCCGGTGAAGTCATGGTGCTGCTGCGCCGTGTCGCGCTGGCGCTCGACCCGGCGCAACGCCGCCTTTCCGTGGCCGCGCTCACCCCGCGCGAGACCGAGGTGCTCTCCTGGCTGGCCAAGGGCAAGACCAACCGCGACATCGCCGACATCCTGGGCATGAGCCCGCGCACGGTGAACAAGCACCTCGAACACATCTTCGAGAAGCTGGGCGTGGAGACACGCACGGCGGCGGCGGCGATTGCTAGCAGTTTGTTGCAGGAGGGTTAA
- a CDS encoding ATP-binding protein → MKNAPQKIFRIRRDYNSWVANETLEDYALRYTPHSARKWSEWRVANTAFGGMSFLALEAIGGAIALNYGFDNALWAILVMGLITFLTGLPIAVYAARYGLDMDLLTRGAGFGYLGSTVTSLIYASFTFIFFALEAAIMALALQLVLDWPLVWCYVLSSLVIIPLVLYGITFISRLQTWTQPLWVVLLLWPFLWFAVAQPELYREFTGLSGLSSGSSEFEPLMFGAAAAVAFSLVVQIGEQVDYLRFMPERTRANRWRWWGCVLAAGPGWIVPGMLKMLGGAFLAFVALQYGALPGHAAEPTQMYLVGYSQSLDSPVLALWLTVLFVVISQVKINVTNAYAGSLAWSNFFARLTRSHPGRVVWLVFNVIIAMLLMTLGVFGALEKVLGLYANVAIAWVGALVADLVISKPLGLSPKGVEFRRAYLYDLNPVGLGAMGLAVLLSVTAHAGLLGEYAAAFSPFIALFTAMLAAPLLAWATKGRYYLARHDASPWKPGEVLRCSVCENQFESADMASCPAYGAPICSLCCSLESRCHDRCKSQSRAADQLRVALAAFLPASLNKSYNFRVAQYFTVFLGLCALLAFVLGVVYVQESLQTPAEQLREPFIKAFSLLALLAAVCAWWVVLANESRRMAHDESERQTQLLQKEIDAHQRTDEALQGAKEVAEAASQAKTRYVAGMTHELRTPLNSILGYAQILLRGKELQGSPREMVTTMQQSGQHMHALIDGLLDLARIEAGRLRLDPAPLPFPEFLSELARMVQPQAEGKGLTFRLETQGRVPAWVQADAKRLRQILINLLANAVRFTDRGGIVFRVDCRHEVLRFEVEDSGIGIAPQDQERIFQPFERGSAGRRTSESGTGLGLTITHLLTELMGGELTLRSAVGEGSTFSVRLYLREIDPPAVPAVRHLRPIVGYLAPRRTLLVVDDQPIQRQLLASLLLPLGFIVREAASGREALEILQQHQPDAVLLDITMDDLNGWQTAQLIRSSCPAQLPIIFVSADPFENRPELLAAVGAQGFVSKPVIESELLDLLARVLQLEWVHETQRLAASPTAPDGATALPLPAELRQRLIALARLGNASGLRSLLRNSAQEAPAIADVLQALVVHVDRFDFTALIARLKETEDESA, encoded by the coding sequence CCGCACAGCGCGCGCAAGTGGAGCGAATGGCGCGTGGCCAACACGGCCTTCGGCGGCATGTCCTTCCTGGCGTTGGAGGCCATCGGCGGCGCCATCGCGTTGAACTACGGTTTCGACAACGCGCTGTGGGCCATCCTGGTCATGGGGCTCATCACCTTCCTCACCGGCCTGCCCATCGCCGTCTACGCCGCGCGCTACGGCCTGGACATGGACCTGCTCACGCGCGGCGCGGGTTTCGGTTACCTGGGCTCCACCGTCACCTCGCTGATCTACGCCAGCTTCACCTTCATCTTCTTCGCGCTGGAGGCGGCCATCATGGCGCTGGCGCTGCAGCTCGTGCTGGACTGGCCGCTGGTGTGGTGCTACGTGCTGTCCTCGCTGGTCATCATCCCGCTGGTGCTGTACGGCATCACCTTCATTTCGCGCCTGCAGACCTGGACCCAGCCGCTGTGGGTGGTGCTGCTGCTCTGGCCCTTCCTCTGGTTCGCCGTGGCCCAGCCCGAGCTCTACCGGGAATTCACCGGCCTGTCGGGCCTGAGCTCGGGCAGCAGCGAGTTCGAGCCGCTCATGTTCGGCGCGGCCGCGGCCGTGGCCTTCTCGCTGGTGGTGCAGATCGGCGAGCAGGTGGACTACCTGCGTTTCATGCCCGAACGCACCCGGGCCAACCGCTGGCGCTGGTGGGGTTGCGTGCTGGCCGCCGGGCCGGGCTGGATCGTGCCGGGCATGCTCAAGATGCTGGGCGGCGCTTTCCTGGCCTTCGTCGCCCTGCAGTACGGCGCGCTGCCGGGCCATGCGGCCGAACCCACGCAGATGTACCTGGTGGGTTACAGCCAGTCGCTAGACAGCCCGGTGCTGGCCCTGTGGCTCACCGTGCTCTTCGTGGTGATCTCGCAGGTCAAGATCAACGTCACCAACGCCTACGCCGGCTCGCTGGCCTGGAGCAACTTCTTCGCGCGGCTCACGCGCAGCCACCCGGGGCGCGTGGTCTGGCTGGTGTTCAACGTCATCATCGCCATGCTGCTCATGACCCTGGGCGTCTTCGGCGCGCTGGAGAAAGTGCTGGGCCTGTACGCCAACGTGGCCATCGCCTGGGTCGGCGCCCTGGTGGCCGACCTGGTCATCAGCAAGCCCCTGGGCCTGTCACCGAAGGGTGTGGAGTTCCGCCGTGCCTACCTTTACGACCTCAACCCCGTGGGCCTGGGCGCCATGGGCCTGGCCGTGCTGCTGTCGGTCACGGCCCATGCCGGGCTGCTGGGCGAATACGCGGCGGCCTTCTCGCCCTTCATTGCGCTCTTCACCGCCATGCTCGCCGCGCCGCTGCTGGCCTGGGCCACCAAGGGGCGCTATTACCTGGCGCGGCACGACGCCTCGCCCTGGAAACCGGGCGAGGTGCTGCGCTGCAGCGTCTGCGAGAACCAGTTCGAAAGCGCCGACATGGCCAGCTGCCCGGCCTACGGCGCGCCCATCTGCTCCCTGTGCTGCTCGCTCGAATCACGCTGCCACGACCGTTGCAAGAGCCAGTCGCGCGCGGCCGACCAGCTGCGCGTGGCCTTGGCCGCCTTCCTGCCGGCCAGCCTGAACAAAAGCTACAACTTCCGCGTGGCGCAGTACTTCACGGTCTTCCTGGGCCTGTGCGCGCTGCTGGCCTTCGTGCTGGGCGTGGTCTACGTGCAGGAGAGCCTGCAGACCCCGGCCGAGCAGTTGCGCGAACCCTTCATCAAGGCCTTCTCCCTGCTGGCCCTGCTGGCCGCCGTGTGCGCCTGGTGGGTGGTGCTGGCCAACGAGAGCCGGCGCATGGCGCACGACGAATCCGAGCGCCAGACCCAGCTGCTGCAGAAGGAGATCGACGCCCACCAGCGCACCGACGAAGCCCTGCAGGGCGCCAAGGAGGTGGCCGAGGCCGCCAGCCAGGCCAAGACCCGCTACGTGGCCGGCATGACGCACGAACTGCGCACCCCGCTCAACAGCATCCTGGGTTACGCGCAGATCCTGCTGCGCGGCAAGGAGCTGCAGGGCAGCCCGCGCGAGATGGTCACCACCATGCAGCAGAGCGGCCAGCACATGCACGCGCTGATCGACGGCCTGCTGGACCTGGCCCGCATCGAGGCCGGCCGCCTGCGCCTGGACCCGGCGCCCCTGCCTTTCCCCGAATTCCTCTCCGAACTCGCGCGCATGGTGCAGCCGCAGGCCGAGGGCAAGGGCCTGACTTTCCGGCTGGAGACGCAGGGCCGCGTGCCGGCCTGGGTGCAGGCCGACGCCAAGCGCCTGCGCCAGATCCTCATCAACCTGCTGGCCAATGCCGTGCGCTTCACCGACCGCGGCGGCATCGTGTTCCGGGTGGACTGCCGGCACGAGGTGCTGCGCTTCGAGGTGGAAGACAGCGGCATCGGCATCGCCCCGCAGGACCAGGAGCGCATCTTCCAGCCCTTCGAGCGCGGCAGCGCCGGCCGGCGCACCAGCGAATCGGGCACCGGCCTGGGCCTGACCATCACGCACCTGCTCACCGAACTCATGGGCGGCGAGCTCACGCTGCGCAGCGCCGTGGGCGAGGGCAGCACCTTCAGCGTGCGCCTTTATCTGCGCGAGATCGATCCGCCCGCCGTGCCCGCGGTGCGCCACCTGCGGCCCATCGTGGGCTACCTTGCGCCGCGCCGCACCCTGCTGGTGGTGGACGACCAGCCCATCCAGCGCCAGCTGCTGGCCAGCCTGCTGCTGCCCCTGGGTTTCATCGTGCGCGAGGCCGCCAGCGGCCGCGAGGCGCTGGAGATCCTGCAGCAGCACCAGCCCGACGCCGTGCTGCTCGACATCACTATGGACGACCTCAACGGCTGGCAGACCGCACAGCTCATCCGCAGCAGTTGCCCGGCGCAGCTGCCCATCATCTTCGTCTCGGCCGACCCCTTCGAGAACCGCCCCGAGCTGCTGGCCGCCGTCGGCGCCCAGGGTTTCGTGAGCAAGCCCGTGATCGAGTCCGAGCTGCTGGACCTGCTGGCGCGTGTGCTGCAACTGGAATGGGTGCACGAAACCCAGCGCCTGGCCGCCTCCCCCACCGCACCCGACGGCGCCACCGCCCTGCCGCTGCCCGCCGAACTGCGCCAGCGCCTCATCGCCCTGGCGCGCCTTGGCAATGCCAGCGGCCTGCGCAGCCTGCTGCGCAACAGCGCCCAGGAGGCGCCGGCCATCGCCGACGTGCTGCAGGCCCTGGTGGTGCACGTGGACCGTTTCGACTTCACCGCCCTGATCGCCCGCCTGAAAGAGACCGAAGATGAATCCGCCTGA